A genomic region of Rhipicephalus sanguineus isolate Rsan-2018 chromosome 3, BIME_Rsan_1.4, whole genome shotgun sequence contains the following coding sequences:
- the LOC119387064 gene encoding ankyrin repeat domain-containing protein 39 codes for MSQCQQARWNDGLGARYFRGGCEERLFSIVKLLIESTLSVLSIANMHCPHDCSHGSAAPSVHQTLEELDFSRGLLGAASDGDYKKVESLLQKGGDPDQVDGYGYSALIYACRHGHSDVVELLLSRGARPNVQTNGGATALHRASYKGHVKCVHLLLSKGADCTLVDSDGKTALHKAAENGHEEVCRMLLQKSPGLLVVKDSRGKTALECALPKHSHLSEVLR; via the exons atgtcgcaaTGTCAACAAGCACGATGGAACGATGGTTTAGGAGCGCGCTACTTTCGCGGCGGTTGTGAGGAGCGTTTGTTCAGTATCGTGAAGCTGCTGATTGAATCTACTTTGTCAGTTCTATCGATTGCCAATATGCACTGTCCGCACGACTGTTCACACGGTTCAGCGGCGCCATCAGTTCACCAAACATTGGAAGAACTAGATTTCAGCAGAGGTCTGCTCGGCGCAG ccTCTGATGGGGACTACAAGAAGGTCGAGTCACTTCTTCAGAAAGGCGGTGATCCTGATCAGGTGGACGGTTACGGCTACAGTGCACTT ATCTATGCCTGCAGGCATGGACATTCAGACGTAGTTGAACTGCTGCTCAGTCGTGGTGCACGACCAAATGTGCAGACAAACGGGGGTGCCACAGCCCTCCACCGTGCATCTTACAAAGGGCACGTGAAATGCGTGCATTTACTTCTCAGCAAAGGTGCAGACTGCACTCTAGTAGACAGTGACGGCAAAACAGCCCTGCACAAG GCAGCAGAGAATGGGCATGAGGAAGTCTGCAGGATGCTTCTGCAAAAGTCCCCAGGTCTACTTGTGGTGAAGGACAGTCGTGGGAAGACAGCATTGGAATGTGCACTGCCAAAGCATTCACACCTCTCCGAGGTG